One window of the Shewanella khirikhana genome contains the following:
- a CDS encoding ExeA family protein, producing MYLQHFGLREAPFALTPNTGFFFALAPHVEALQVLQTALQTGEGFIKVTGEVGTGKTLILRKLINELPAPLRCAYLPNPCLSPDELRWALALELGLKYSANIDQQQLTCLIQQQLLALSAHGHSVVLVLDEAQALPDASLETLRLFTNLETESRKLLQVVLFGQPELDERLAEPHLRQLRQRITFSYRLRPLDKQETQAYLAHRLRVAGYSGESLFDRAAVAALARASRGIPRLINILAHKALMLGYGEGVLHIGRRQLKVAIADTDDASRTALPHWLPFVTLASVACVAALGVWWRGGGL from the coding sequence GTGTATTTGCAGCACTTCGGCTTGCGGGAGGCGCCTTTTGCGCTGACACCCAATACCGGCTTCTTTTTTGCATTGGCGCCCCATGTGGAGGCGCTGCAAGTGCTGCAAACAGCATTGCAAACCGGTGAAGGTTTTATCAAGGTTACCGGCGAAGTGGGCACCGGCAAAACGCTGATTTTACGTAAACTCATCAACGAATTACCGGCACCACTGCGCTGTGCCTACCTGCCAAATCCCTGTCTGTCCCCGGACGAACTGCGCTGGGCTTTGGCGCTGGAGTTGGGGCTTAAGTACTCCGCCAATATCGACCAGCAGCAGCTGACCTGCCTTATTCAGCAGCAGTTGCTGGCGCTGTCAGCCCATGGTCACAGTGTGGTGTTGGTGTTGGACGAGGCCCAGGCGCTGCCGGATGCCAGCCTGGAGACCTTACGACTCTTCACCAATCTCGAAACCGAAAGCCGCAAATTGCTGCAGGTGGTGCTGTTTGGGCAGCCCGAGCTGGATGAACGTTTGGCCGAGCCCCATTTACGGCAGCTGCGTCAGCGTATCACCTTCAGTTATCGGCTGCGGCCGCTCGATAAACAGGAAACCCAGGCCTATCTGGCGCATCGACTGCGGGTGGCCGGTTACAGCGGTGAGTCTCTGTTCGACCGCGCCGCAGTGGCGGCACTTGCCCGCGCTTCCCGAGGGATCCCAAGACTTATCAATATTTTGGCCCATAAAGCACTGATGCTGGGCTATGGTGAAGGAGTGCTTCATATAGGGCGGCGTCAGCTTAAGGTCGCCATTGCCGACACCGACGATGCCAGTCGCACAGCGCTGCCCCATTGGCTGCCGTTTGTCACCCTGGCCAGCGTTGCCTGTGTGGCGGCGTTGGGTGTTTGGTGGCGCGGAGGTGGGCTGTGA
- a CDS encoding tetratricopeptide repeat protein, producing MSVINQMLKDLDKRQQGHGVQQLPNAVAVMPANKTSGSVIWLGVALLVLILLAVYAVMAWQQTSSATQMPQLVSNQAPAEAVVATASEAATASEVARGSETPAQAAQRQTAALESPVAANTDNANGDTLMPQAQQQAKVAQQSEPEAAQPSLQTSSPSHLLVAPADQSAKLPAASSSEPLPADGSSSGAVSPAPIDAASTAQKPAQQTGNMHAGTMEVTEVRLSAAEQADRAMQKARAAQNAGKLNEAAALYGEALALEPARHQARRQLAALRYGQGRVAEAIQVLEAGRSRFPDEYSFALLLARLWREQSDFQQALTALAAIADSSPLASDKWQLTADIAREQENYPLAEQAYRQLLTAGSGPATWWLGLAYAQDAQGNFAEAGDNYRRALRGRELSADARSFVQNRLMQLGERQ from the coding sequence GTGAGCGTTATCAATCAAATGCTCAAGGACCTGGATAAGCGTCAGCAGGGCCATGGCGTGCAGCAACTGCCCAATGCCGTGGCGGTGATGCCTGCCAACAAGACCTCAGGCTCAGTAATTTGGTTGGGCGTGGCGCTGCTGGTGCTGATTCTGCTCGCTGTCTACGCAGTTATGGCGTGGCAACAGACAAGTTCTGCAACGCAAATGCCGCAGCTGGTCAGTAATCAGGCGCCTGCGGAGGCTGTGGTTGCTACTGCGTCTGAAGCGGCCACTGCATCTGAGGTGGCCAGAGGATCTGAAACTCCCGCTCAGGCGGCGCAACGCCAAACCGCCGCGCTCGAATCGCCAGTGGCCGCAAATACCGATAACGCTAACGGCGACACTCTGATGCCACAAGCGCAGCAACAAGCAAAGGTAGCTCAGCAGTCTGAGCCTGAAGCTGCGCAGCCGTCGTTGCAAACCAGCTCGCCTTCCCACTTGTTGGTGGCGCCCGCAGACCAATCAGCAAAGCTGCCAGCAGCTTCATCAAGCGAGCCTCTGCCAGCGGATGGCTCATCTTCAGGTGCTGTCAGTCCAGCGCCAATCGACGCGGCTTCCACTGCTCAGAAACCAGCGCAGCAGACGGGCAACATGCATGCGGGAACCATGGAAGTCACCGAAGTGCGCTTATCCGCCGCCGAGCAGGCTGACAGGGCCATGCAAAAGGCGCGCGCAGCCCAGAACGCTGGCAAGCTTAATGAGGCTGCGGCTTTGTATGGTGAAGCTCTGGCGCTGGAGCCTGCCCGCCATCAGGCCCGCAGGCAGTTGGCTGCGCTGCGTTATGGTCAGGGGCGGGTGGCTGAAGCCATTCAGGTGCTTGAGGCGGGGCGCAGCCGTTTCCCCGATGAATATTCGTTCGCGCTTTTGCTTGCCAGGCTGTGGCGCGAACAGAGCGACTTTCAACAGGCGCTGACCGCGCTTGCGGCCATTGCCGACAGTTCGCCCCTCGCCAGCGACAAATGGCAGTTGACGGCCGATATTGCCAGGGAGCAGGAAAACTATCCGCTTGCCGAGCAGGCGTACCGGCAGTTACTGACCGCTGGCAGCGGGCCTGCGACCTGGTGGTTGGGGCTTGCCTATGCCCAGGATGCGCAGGGAAATTTTGCTGAGGCCGGTGACAATTACCGCCGGGCACTCAGGGGGCGGGAGCTGTCAGCCGACGCCCGCAGCTTCGTTCAAAACAGATTAATGCAGTTGGGAGAGCGCCAATGA
- a CDS encoding GspE/PulE family protein codes for MKPKLKMRLGDLLVSEQIIGEDQLMAALGEQKKTGRKLGHTLIDLGYITEDQLLKFLSQQLNIPFIDISRRPVPPPVVNLLPEVQARRYRALVIEDKGDAVVVAMSDPADLQALDNLEVMLAPKRLELAVAPEAQLMQAFDNLYRRTEQIAQMAGQLEEEYAADEAFDLAALTAGDSDSETTVVKLLQSIFEDAVQMRASDIHIEPGDKSLRIRQRVDGHLQETILNEVTIAAALVLRLKLMAGLDISEKRLPQDGRFHMEIKGHKIDVRISTMPIYHGESVVMRLLDQSAGLLTLNETGMPQNILERVRKQIKRPHGMLLVTGPTGSGKTTTLYGILSELNTADRKIITVEDPVEYQLPRINQVQVNHKIGLDFSNVLRTTLRQDPDIIMVGEMRDHETVEIGLRGALTGHFVLSTLHTNDAVTSALRLLDMGAASYLVASALRVIIAQRLVRRVCQNCAVDYQLTPQDKAWLSTVGKDVDFASARFRIGTGCQSCNGTGYRGRIGIFELLELDEAMVDAMRTGNPQDFARAAHASPNFTPLTVSALSYLQQGMTTIEEVAKLVEDMSDSPLPLSEELAQFDGAGV; via the coding sequence ATGAAACCTAAACTCAAGATGCGTCTGGGCGACCTCTTGGTATCCGAGCAGATCATTGGTGAAGATCAGTTGATGGCCGCCCTGGGCGAGCAAAAGAAGACCGGCCGCAAGCTGGGCCATACTCTGATTGACCTGGGCTACATTACCGAAGACCAACTGCTTAAGTTCTTGTCTCAACAGCTGAATATTCCCTTTATCGATATCAGTCGCCGTCCGGTGCCGCCGCCGGTGGTTAACCTGCTGCCAGAAGTGCAGGCACGCCGTTACCGTGCGTTGGTGATTGAAGATAAGGGCGATGCTGTGGTGGTCGCCATGAGCGATCCGGCCGATTTGCAGGCGCTGGACAACCTGGAAGTGATGCTGGCGCCCAAGCGTCTGGAGCTGGCGGTGGCGCCGGAAGCTCAGCTGATGCAGGCCTTCGATAACCTGTATCGTCGCACCGAGCAAATCGCTCAGATGGCCGGGCAGCTCGAAGAAGAATACGCCGCCGACGAAGCCTTTGATTTGGCAGCGCTGACCGCCGGTGACAGCGACAGCGAAACCACTGTGGTAAAGCTGCTGCAGTCCATTTTTGAAGACGCGGTTCAGATGCGCGCCTCGGATATTCACATTGAGCCAGGTGATAAGTCGCTGCGCATCCGGCAGCGGGTCGACGGTCATTTGCAGGAAACTATCCTTAACGAAGTGACTATTGCTGCGGCGCTGGTGCTGCGCCTTAAGCTGATGGCTGGGCTTGATATTTCAGAAAAACGTCTGCCCCAGGATGGCCGTTTTCACATGGAAATCAAGGGCCATAAAATCGATGTGCGTATCTCCACCATGCCGATTTATCACGGCGAATCTGTGGTAATGCGTCTGTTGGATCAATCGGCGGGCCTGCTGACCCTTAACGAGACCGGGATGCCGCAAAACATCCTCGAGCGGGTTCGCAAACAAATCAAACGCCCCCACGGCATGCTGCTGGTGACCGGGCCGACCGGTAGCGGTAAAACCACCACCCTGTATGGCATTTTGAGTGAGCTCAACACCGCCGACAGAAAAATCATCACGGTGGAAGACCCGGTGGAATATCAGCTGCCGCGGATTAACCAGGTGCAGGTTAACCATAAGATTGGCCTCGACTTTTCCAACGTGCTGCGCACCACATTGCGTCAGGACCCCGACATCATCATGGTGGGCGAGATGCGTGACCATGAGACGGTGGAAATTGGCCTTCGAGGGGCGCTGACCGGTCACTTTGTGCTGTCAACTCTGCACACCAACGATGCGGTAACCTCGGCGCTGCGTTTGCTGGATATGGGGGCGGCCAGCTATCTGGTGGCCAGTGCTCTGCGGGTGATTATTGCCCAGCGCCTGGTGCGCCGGGTATGCCAGAACTGCGCGGTGGATTATCAGCTGACCCCTCAGGATAAAGCCTGGCTTTCCACTGTGGGCAAGGACGTGGATTTTGCCTCGGCACGTTTTCGGATTGGTACAGGTTGCCAGAGCTGTAACGGCACGGGTTACCGTGGCCGAATCGGTATTTTTGAGCTGCTGGAGCTGGATGAAGCCATGGTCGATGCCATGCGCACCGGCAATCCGCAGGACTTCGCCCGTGCAGCCCACGCCAGCCCCAACTTCACCCCCCTGACGGTGTCGGCGCTCAGCTATCTTCAGCAGGGCATGACCACCATTGAAGAGGTGGCCAAGCTGGTGGAAGACATGAGCGATTCGCCGTTGCCGCTCTCGGAAGAGCTGGCGCAATTTGACGGCGCGGGAGTCTGA
- a CDS encoding type II secretion system F family protein, with product MPVYQYRGRNAQGQQVTGQLDAASENAAADQLMQRAVIPLELKETAAASAGIDIASLFRRKVSLDELQIFTRQMYSLTRSGIPILRAIAGLSETTHSQQMKEALDDISVQLTAGRPLSSAMNHHPEVFDALFVSMVHVGENTGKLEDVFLQLSGYLEREQETRRRIKSAMRYPIFVLIAIAIAMVILNIMVIPKFADMFSRFGAELPWATKLLIATSNFFVNYWWLLALIVVGTIGGVSYWHRTPQGEKKWDKWKLHLPAVGSIIERSTLSRYCRSFAMMMGAGVPMTQALSLVADAVDNAFMHDKIVAMRRGIESGESMLRVSNHSQLFTPLVLQMVAVGEETGQLEQLLNDAADFYEGEVDYDLKNLTAKLEPILIGIVAGIVLVLALGIYLPMWDMLNVVKGG from the coding sequence ATGCCTGTGTATCAGTATCGGGGGCGTAATGCCCAGGGGCAGCAAGTGACGGGGCAGTTGGATGCGGCTTCAGAAAATGCTGCCGCCGATCAATTGATGCAGCGCGCCGTGATCCCACTGGAGCTGAAAGAAACCGCAGCCGCCTCGGCCGGAATTGATATTGCCTCGCTGTTTCGTCGCAAGGTGAGTCTGGACGAACTGCAGATTTTCACGCGCCAGATGTACTCGCTGACCCGCTCTGGCATTCCCATTCTGCGGGCCATTGCCGGCCTAAGCGAAACCACCCATTCCCAACAAATGAAAGAGGCGCTGGACGATATCTCGGTGCAGCTCACCGCCGGTCGGCCACTGTCATCGGCGATGAATCATCACCCAGAGGTGTTCGATGCCCTGTTTGTGTCCATGGTTCACGTGGGGGAAAACACAGGTAAGCTGGAAGATGTGTTCCTGCAGCTGTCGGGCTATCTGGAGCGGGAGCAGGAAACCCGTCGCCGTATCAAGTCTGCCATGCGTTATCCCATTTTCGTGTTGATAGCCATCGCCATTGCCATGGTGATCCTGAACATCATGGTCATCCCCAAGTTCGCCGACATGTTCTCGCGCTTTGGCGCAGAGCTGCCCTGGGCGACCAAGCTGCTGATTGCCACCTCCAACTTTTTCGTCAACTACTGGTGGCTACTGGCGCTGATTGTGGTGGGGACCATAGGCGGCGTCAGTTACTGGCACCGAACCCCGCAGGGCGAGAAGAAATGGGATAAATGGAAGCTGCACCTGCCAGCCGTGGGCTCCATCATCGAACGCTCAACCCTGTCACGCTATTGCCGCAGTTTCGCGATGATGATGGGCGCAGGTGTGCCCATGACCCAGGCGCTGAGTCTGGTGGCAGATGCGGTCGACAATGCCTTTATGCACGACAAAATTGTTGCCATGCGTCGCGGTATTGAATCGGGTGAGTCCATGCTCAGGGTGTCCAATCACAGTCAGCTGTTTACCCCACTGGTGCTGCAAATGGTGGCGGTGGGTGAAGAGACTGGCCAGCTGGAGCAACTGCTTAACGATGCCGCTGACTTTTACGAAGGTGAGGTGGACTATGACCTTAAAAACCTCACTGCCAAGCTTGAACCTATCCTGATTGGCATAGTGGCGGGCATAGTATTGGTGCTGGCGCTGGGTATCTACCTGCCAATGTGGGACATGCTCAATGTGGTCAAGGGGGGCTGA
- a CDS encoding pilin, translating to MKAKQQGFSLIELVIVIVILGLLAATAIPRFLNITDEAEAASVDAVSGGLVTAVSFVRAQWEIDGRNNSYVLLDGTQIGLDKRFGYPTGDSNFSATEMTDTTCQQVFNLILQSTPRNVLYTQDARKQRYTVRAIGGAGGSTNDLNGQTVNGLDLCVYHQVSSLTLDPNTGIANPAPDLTTPGASGITYNPGTGKVLSFTNP from the coding sequence ATGAAGGCTAAACAGCAGGGATTTTCACTGATTGAGCTGGTGATAGTGATTGTTATCCTCGGACTCCTGGCGGCCACCGCCATTCCGAGATTTTTAAATATCACCGACGAAGCCGAAGCGGCCAGCGTGGATGCCGTGAGTGGCGGCCTGGTGACGGCGGTCAGTTTTGTGCGTGCCCAATGGGAAATCGATGGCCGTAACAACAGCTACGTACTGCTCGATGGTACCCAGATTGGTCTGGATAAGCGTTTTGGTTATCCCACCGGCGACAGTAATTTTTCTGCCACCGAAATGACCGATACTACCTGCCAGCAGGTATTTAACCTGATCCTGCAAAGCACGCCACGTAACGTGCTCTACACTCAGGATGCCCGCAAGCAAAGATACACGGTACGGGCAATCGGCGGCGCCGGTGGCAGTACCAATGATTTAAACGGACAAACCGTGAATGGTTTGGATCTGTGCGTCTACCATCAGGTGTCTTCTTTGACGCTGGATCCCAATACCGGGATTGCCAATCCGGCTCCGGACCTGACCACCCCGGGTGCCTCCGGCATCACTTATAACCCGGGTACCGGCAAGGTTCTCAGTTTTACCAACCCCTGA
- a CDS encoding type II secretion system protein: MKKQQGFTLIELVVVIIILGILAVTAAPKFINLQSDARASALQGLKGAIQGANALVFSKAALAGKEGVGSADAGTTAAVDIGTGTNANLNYGSIQSTAAELANAVELSISETTTASTDWFLVKGSNGASKAVLYQAGSPYATDNTKECYLEYTPKASASAVPVLTVLADDC; the protein is encoded by the coding sequence ATGAAAAAACAACAAGGTTTTACCCTGATTGAGTTGGTGGTGGTAATCATCATCCTCGGTATTCTGGCCGTGACGGCAGCACCTAAGTTTATCAACCTGCAGTCGGATGCCAGGGCTTCTGCGTTGCAGGGACTAAAGGGTGCGATTCAGGGGGCGAATGCCCTGGTGTTCTCTAAGGCGGCGTTGGCTGGCAAGGAGGGAGTGGGTTCTGCTGATGCTGGAACTACGGCTGCAGTGGATATAGGCACTGGAACCAATGCCAACCTTAACTACGGCAGTATCCAATCAACGGCTGCTGAGCTTGCCAACGCCGTTGAGTTGAGTATTTCGGAAACCACCACTGCTTCAACAGACTGGTTTTTGGTCAAAGGGAGTAATGGCGCTTCCAAGGCTGTTCTTTATCAAGCAGGCTCCCCCTATGCAACAGACAACACCAAGGAGTGCTATCTGGAGTACACTCCAAAAGCGAGTGCCTCAGCTGTTCCTGTTTTAACAGTACTCGCCGACGATTGTTGA
- a CDS encoding pilus assembly FimT family protein, whose product MHSRTGGFTLVELVTTIILIGVLSVVAIPRLMSSSSYSAYSLRNEFTAELRKAQLLAMNNTDICIRIEVDAANGYRQLRFPARVGNQCSGTASLNLGWQAFQGGSRLRLAGASSFALDFDALGRLPGTGCQGACIEVIADETLILAVESEGFIHAL is encoded by the coding sequence ATGCACAGCCGCACTGGGGGATTCACCCTGGTTGAGCTGGTGACCACCATCATCCTGATTGGGGTGCTTTCTGTGGTGGCGATTCCGCGGCTGATGTCCTCTTCTTCCTACAGTGCTTACAGTCTTAGAAACGAATTTACGGCTGAGCTGCGTAAGGCTCAGCTGCTGGCAATGAATAACACCGATATCTGTATCCGCATCGAAGTGGATGCCGCCAATGGCTACCGCCAACTGCGCTTTCCTGCGAGAGTTGGCAATCAGTGCAGCGGCACAGCCTCATTAAATTTGGGTTGGCAGGCGTTTCAAGGCGGAAGTCGCTTGCGCCTGGCGGGCGCGAGCAGCTTTGCGCTGGATTTTGATGCCCTCGGCCGTCTTCCCGGCACCGGCTGTCAGGGAGCCTGTATCGAGGTCATCGCCGATGAAACTCTCATCCTGGCGGTGGAATCTGAGGGCTTTATCCATGCCCTTTAA
- a CDS encoding type IV pilus modification PilV family protein produces MPFNASFKHFKQAKGFTLIELVVGMVVLSIALVMLATMLFPQADRAAMTLQRVRSAELAHSVLNEIWGKRYDDNSNINGGVPACGSTGTPACSSVMGPESGEQRNDFDDVDDYNGLNQDDFMLNSSERYRDRYPNYRLLVEVSSQTSTAPNDSAVSKLIAVHVTTPAGEVITYHAQRSNY; encoded by the coding sequence ATGCCCTTTAACGCCTCCTTTAAACACTTCAAGCAAGCCAAAGGCTTTACCCTTATTGAGCTGGTGGTGGGTATGGTGGTGCTGTCCATTGCCCTGGTGATGTTAGCCACCATGTTGTTTCCCCAGGCCGACAGAGCCGCGATGACGCTGCAGCGGGTGCGCAGCGCCGAGTTGGCCCATTCAGTCCTGAATGAAATTTGGGGCAAGCGCTATGACGACAACAGCAATATCAACGGCGGAGTGCCTGCCTGTGGCAGCACCGGCACCCCTGCCTGCAGTAGTGTGATGGGGCCGGAATCTGGTGAGCAACGTAACGATTTTGACGATGTTGATGATTACAACGGCCTGAATCAAGACGACTTTATGCTCAATTCAAGCGAGCGTTACCGCGACCGTTATCCCAACTATCGCCTGCTTGTAGAAGTAAGCAGCCAAACCAGCACAGCCCCAAATGACAGCGCGGTCAGCAAGTTGATTGCCGTGCATGTGACGACACCTGCCGGCGAAGTTATCACTTACCATGCTCAGAGGAGTAACTACTGA
- a CDS encoding PilW family protein has product MRMLSHRSRGFTLVEMVTVILVLGVLAVGVSSFIIFGTRIFIESSAVEQVTGESRYAIERMTRDIRSALPGSPRLASGSAGSESWQCLELVPIAASSSYVALGLAPGPAAKTATVFRDAPVSAVAAGQRAFVYPLTSDDVYGSVPGNLGKRFVLEKVTASASSIELEFPNAVRFAEASPRQRMYFSNQPVSYCFVQSLGGGGINLWRYGNYGFSAAQPDLLTLRANGSAALMAQNLTSPQPLSLQGSTLINNAVVQMAIGFAVNGQTFEYQHQVQMINVP; this is encoded by the coding sequence ATGCGCATGTTAAGCCACCGCAGCCGGGGCTTTACCCTGGTGGAAATGGTTACCGTGATTCTGGTGCTTGGGGTGCTGGCGGTGGGCGTCAGCAGCTTTATCATTTTCGGCACCCGGATTTTTATCGAGTCATCGGCGGTAGAACAGGTGACCGGCGAGAGCCGCTATGCCATCGAGCGGATGACCCGCGATATCCGCAGCGCCTTGCCCGGCAGTCCGCGCTTAGCCAGCGGCAGCGCAGGCAGTGAAAGCTGGCAATGTCTCGAGTTGGTGCCTATTGCCGCCAGCAGCAGTTATGTGGCGCTGGGCCTGGCCCCTGGACCCGCCGCCAAAACGGCCACCGTGTTTCGGGATGCGCCCGTCAGCGCGGTAGCCGCGGGGCAGCGGGCTTTTGTTTATCCGCTGACCTCAGATGATGTGTATGGCAGCGTCCCCGGGAATCTGGGCAAACGCTTCGTGCTGGAGAAGGTCACTGCCTCAGCCAGCAGTATCGAGCTTGAATTTCCAAATGCCGTGCGCTTTGCTGAGGCATCACCCAGGCAACGGATGTACTTTTCAAATCAGCCGGTGAGTTATTGTTTCGTGCAATCGCTTGGCGGTGGCGGCATCAATCTGTGGCGTTATGGCAATTATGGTTTCAGCGCAGCGCAGCCAGATCTGCTGACACTCAGGGCCAACGGCAGCGCAGCCTTGATGGCACAGAATCTGACATCGCCGCAGCCCTTGTCATTGCAGGGTTCCACCCTGATAAACAATGCCGTAGTGCAAATGGCCATTGGTTTTGCCGTGAATGGCCAAACGTTCGAATATCAACATCAGGTGCAGATGATCAATGTTCCCTAA